The Georgenia sp. TF02-10 genome window below encodes:
- the mobF gene encoding MobF family relaxase, with the protein MRVMSAGDGYMYLLRTVAAADGDRALSTPLTRYYVEAGTPPGQWLGSGVAALGKGQLAVGDRVSEAQLQLLVGMGRDPITGDPLGHAFPAYKSVPERIEARIADLDPSLSPGAKGEAVARIEVEETERGKRRAVAGFDFTFSVPKSASALWAVADAGTQALIGEAHHAAVAEVVAFMEREVAATRSGATAGDGAVAQVDVTGLVATAFDHFDSRAGDPHLHTHVVISNKVQTAFDGKWRSLDGRPMHAAVVALSELHEAVFADHMTRTFGVEWEARDMGRDRNPAWAISSVPEELVREFSTRARYIDAEKDRLIAEYVARHGRQPSTATIIKLRAQATLATRPEKEVRSMADLTAEWRTRATGVLGHDATTWARGVMDNDKPLLLRADDVPLDAIGELGQTVVEMVGEKRSTWRRWNLMAEASRQTMGWRFATMHDREAVVGMIADAAEQASLRLTPPDLATSPVAFRRADGTSVFLPKHSTVFSSELLLAAEDRLLDRSRTLTAPTVPLATVENVTTKPDREGRMLGEDQADALMKIAVSGRMLDVLVGPAGAGKTTAMNALRRAWEKEHGAGSVVGLAPSAVAAQVLADDLGIATENTAKWWQNHLVHGTDFQAGQLVIIDEASLAGTLSLDRITQLAERAGAKVLLVGDYAQLQSVDAGGAFGLLVGDRDDVPELVDVHRFIHEWEKSASLALRHGRTQVIDTYLDHDRIRDGDGDAMTDAAYTAWRADRNQGLVSVLVAETREDVTGLNTRARADLILDGALKPGREVELNDGTTAGAGDTIITRRNDRRLRNGKDWVRNGDTWTITGVRDDGSVTIRKAGRRFGGSIVLPAAYVADHVDLGYAVTAHRAQGVTVDTAHVLVEPTTTRENFYVAMTRGKQANNAYVILDRADEHAEPHPGDNPDATGRSVLFGVLQHTGAELSAHETITAEQEHWGSIAQLAAEYETIAAAAQRDRWATLIRASGLTAEQADTAIESEAFGALTSELRRAEANHHNLDTLFPRLVAARGFADADDIASVLHYRVARATARPAGSGRTRKAPRMIAGLIPSADGPMTDDMRQALDERRELIEARADAVLDTARQAGEPWTEPLGEPPRDPRKEAAWRRHAHTVAAYRDRYGITDDSPLGPEPENAAQKIDAARARSALARVNEAARRSAAVTERRSIERISPGRSL; encoded by the coding sequence ATGCGCGTGATGTCGGCCGGGGACGGCTACATGTACCTGCTGCGCACCGTCGCGGCCGCAGACGGCGACCGCGCTCTTTCAACACCGCTGACCAGGTACTACGTGGAGGCGGGGACACCGCCGGGCCAGTGGCTCGGCTCTGGCGTCGCCGCGCTCGGCAAGGGGCAGCTCGCGGTCGGGGATCGGGTGTCGGAGGCCCAGCTCCAGCTCTTGGTCGGGATGGGGCGTGACCCGATCACCGGCGACCCGCTCGGGCATGCGTTCCCGGCCTACAAGTCGGTGCCGGAGCGGATCGAGGCTCGGATCGCCGACCTCGACCCGAGCCTGAGTCCGGGTGCCAAGGGCGAGGCGGTCGCGCGGATCGAGGTCGAGGAGACCGAACGTGGGAAGCGGCGGGCGGTGGCGGGGTTCGACTTCACCTTCTCGGTTCCGAAGTCGGCCTCGGCGTTGTGGGCGGTCGCGGATGCCGGGACGCAGGCGTTGATTGGTGAGGCGCATCATGCGGCGGTTGCGGAGGTGGTTGCGTTCATGGAGCGGGAGGTTGCAGCCACCCGGTCGGGTGCAACTGCCGGTGACGGTGCGGTTGCGCAGGTCGATGTGACCGGGTTGGTGGCGACGGCGTTCGATCACTTCGATTCCCGCGCCGGCGACCCCCATCTGCACACGCACGTCGTCATCTCCAACAAGGTGCAGACCGCGTTCGACGGCAAGTGGCGGAGCTTGGATGGCCGTCCGATGCACGCCGCCGTGGTGGCGCTCTCGGAGCTGCACGAGGCGGTGTTCGCTGATCACATGACCCGCACTTTCGGCGTTGAGTGGGAGGCCCGCGATATGGGCCGGGACCGGAACCCGGCTTGGGCGATTAGCAGCGTGCCGGAGGAGTTGGTCCGGGAGTTCTCCACCCGTGCCAGGTACATCGACGCCGAGAAGGACCGGCTGATCGCCGAGTACGTCGCCCGGCATGGCCGCCAACCCTCCACGGCCACGATCATCAAGCTCCGCGCCCAAGCCACCCTCGCCACACGCCCGGAGAAGGAGGTGCGGTCGATGGCTGACCTGACTGCCGAGTGGCGCACCCGCGCCACCGGGGTACTCGGCCACGACGCCACCACCTGGGCACGTGGGGTGATGGACAACGACAAGCCGCTGCTGCTGCGAGCCGATGACGTGCCCTTGGACGCGATTGGCGAACTCGGCCAGACCGTGGTCGAGATGGTGGGCGAGAAGCGCTCCACTTGGCGCAGGTGGAACCTGATGGCCGAGGCGTCCCGGCAGACGATGGGCTGGCGCTTCGCCACCATGCACGACCGCGAAGCGGTCGTGGGGATGATCGCCGACGCCGCCGAGCAAGCCTCGCTGCGGTTGACGCCGCCCGACCTCGCCACCAGCCCGGTCGCGTTCCGGCGGGCGGACGGCACCAGCGTGTTCCTGCCCAAGCACTCCACCGTGTTCTCCTCCGAGCTGCTGCTCGCGGCCGAGGACCGGCTACTCGACCGCTCTCGCACCCTGACCGCTCCCACCGTGCCGCTGGCGACGGTCGAGAACGTCACCACTAAGCCTGATCGTGAAGGGCGGATGCTCGGTGAGGATCAGGCCGACGCACTCATGAAGATCGCGGTCTCTGGCCGGATGCTCGATGTGCTGGTGGGCCCGGCGGGCGCCGGGAAGACCACTGCCATGAACGCGCTGCGCAGGGCGTGGGAGAAGGAACACGGCGCCGGGTCCGTGGTCGGGCTGGCACCGTCCGCCGTGGCGGCGCAGGTCCTCGCTGACGACCTGGGGATTGCGACGGAGAACACAGCGAAGTGGTGGCAGAACCACCTCGTCCACGGAACTGACTTCCAGGCGGGTCAGCTCGTCATTATCGATGAAGCCTCCCTCGCTGGAACCCTCTCGTTGGATCGCATCACCCAGCTCGCCGAACGAGCCGGCGCGAAGGTGTTGCTGGTCGGCGACTACGCCCAGCTCCAGTCGGTGGATGCTGGCGGCGCGTTCGGGCTCCTCGTCGGTGACCGGGATGATGTACCCGAGCTGGTCGACGTGCACCGGTTCATCCACGAGTGGGAGAAGTCCGCGTCCCTCGCCCTGCGGCACGGCCGTACGCAGGTGATCGACACCTACCTCGACCATGACCGCATCCGCGACGGCGACGGCGACGCGATGACCGATGCCGCCTACACCGCGTGGCGCGCGGACCGGAACCAAGGTTTGGTGTCGGTGCTGGTCGCCGAGACCCGCGAGGACGTGACCGGCCTCAACACCCGCGCCCGCGCCGATCTGATTCTCGACGGCGCGTTGAAGCCTGGTCGGGAGGTCGAGCTGAACGACGGGACCACGGCGGGGGCTGGGGACACGATCATCACCCGCCGTAACGACCGCCGACTGCGCAACGGCAAGGACTGGGTGCGCAACGGTGACACGTGGACCATCACCGGCGTCCGTGACGACGGCTCGGTCACGATCCGCAAGGCCGGCCGCAGGTTCGGCGGCTCCATCGTCCTGCCCGCCGCCTATGTGGCCGATCACGTCGATCTGGGTTATGCGGTCACGGCGCACAGGGCGCAAGGCGTCACTGTCGACACCGCGCATGTGCTGGTGGAGCCGACCACGACGAGGGAGAACTTCTACGTCGCGATGACCCGCGGCAAGCAGGCCAACAACGCCTACGTGATCCTCGACCGGGCCGACGAGCACGCCGAGCCACATCCGGGCGACAACCCCGACGCCACTGGCCGATCCGTCCTGTTCGGGGTGCTTCAACACACCGGTGCTGAGCTGTCCGCGCACGAGACCATCACCGCAGAACAGGAGCACTGGGGCTCGATCGCCCAGCTCGCCGCCGAGTACGAGACGATTGCTGCCGCAGCCCAACGAGACCGCTGGGCCACCCTCATCCGTGCCTCTGGTCTGACTGCCGAGCAAGCCGACACCGCGATCGAGTCCGAGGCGTTCGGGGCACTCACCTCCGAGCTCCGCCGAGCCGAGGCCAACCACCACAACCTCGACACCTTGTTCCCTCGGCTGGTCGCGGCGCGCGGGTTTGCCGATGCCGACGACATCGCCTCCGTCCTGCACTACCGAGTGGCTCGTGCCACTGCCCGCCCGGCTGGCTCGGGTCGCACCCGTAAGGCACCACGAATGATCGCAGGGCTGATCCCATCCGCGGACGGCCCGATGACCGACGATATGCGCCAGGCGCTTGATGAGCGGCGCGAGCTGATCGAAGCCCGTGCCGACGCGGTGCTCGACACCGCACGCCAGGCTGGCGAGCCCTGGACGGAACCGCTCGGTGAGCCACCCCGTGATCCGCGCAAGGAAGCGGCGTGGCGACGGCACGCCCACACCGTCGCGGCCTACCGCGACCGGTACGGCATCACCGATGACTCGCCCCTCGGCCCGGAACCGGAGAACGCGGCGCAGAAGATCGACGCGGCTCGCGCAAGAAGCGCACTCGCACGGGTAAATGAAGCCGCCCGCCGATCCGCGGCCGTCACCGAGCGTCGCTCGATCGAGCGAATTTCTCCCGGGCGGAGCCTGTGA
- a CDS encoding CBASS cGAMP-activated phospholipase, producing the protein MGVVPASSTDPGGETPTGQADAPGRQDPPSTTIESSTPSVDRFQILALDGGGAKALFTAHVLARLEQDLDVSIKDSFDLIAGTSAGGIVALGLGAGLAPSEIVGHYEELVEAVFPAVRRRLWRRPRQLTAPIYDGDALRTALTKVLGQRLLGDSAKRLVIPAWDVQRGSVHIFKTPHHTRLARDWRIPMVDIAMATSAAPLYFPAARVDGHRLIDGGVWANNPSVVAIAEAVSMLDVPLASIRVLNVGTIDQLTNHPKRLDRGGLFNWAKPIAPLILTAGSRGGQGIAEHLIGKAAFTRFDALVPSGLYALDSADPSDVAGLAASVSRELSPIYTARFADHRAADYTPLIGDRHRGDPTNTSTTEVSR; encoded by the coding sequence ATGGGTGTAGTTCCTGCAAGTTCGACCGATCCCGGAGGCGAGACGCCGACCGGACAGGCCGACGCGCCCGGACGGCAGGACCCTCCATCCACGACCATCGAGTCAAGCACCCCATCCGTCGATCGTTTCCAGATTCTCGCCCTCGATGGCGGGGGAGCCAAGGCACTGTTCACCGCTCACGTGCTGGCGCGGCTGGAACAGGACCTCGACGTCAGCATCAAGGACTCGTTCGACTTGATCGCTGGCACGTCGGCGGGTGGGATCGTCGCGCTTGGGCTGGGTGCCGGTCTCGCCCCGAGCGAGATCGTGGGGCACTACGAAGAACTGGTCGAGGCGGTCTTCCCGGCCGTGCGCCGGCGACTGTGGCGGCGGCCTCGCCAACTCACTGCACCCATCTACGACGGCGATGCGCTGCGCACTGCCTTGACGAAAGTGCTCGGCCAAAGGCTGCTGGGAGACAGCGCGAAGCGGTTGGTCATCCCGGCGTGGGACGTGCAACGAGGCTCCGTGCATATCTTCAAGACGCCCCACCACACACGGCTCGCCCGAGACTGGCGCATCCCGATGGTGGACATCGCGATGGCGACCTCGGCGGCGCCGCTCTACTTCCCTGCCGCGCGTGTCGATGGACACCGCCTCATTGACGGCGGCGTGTGGGCGAACAACCCTTCCGTCGTCGCGATTGCCGAGGCCGTGAGCATGCTCGACGTACCGCTCGCCTCGATCAGGGTGCTCAACGTCGGCACCATCGACCAGCTCACGAACCACCCCAAGCGCCTCGACCGCGGCGGGCTGTTCAACTGGGCGAAGCCGATCGCGCCACTGATCCTCACAGCCGGCAGCCGTGGCGGACAGGGCATCGCTGAACATCTGATCGGCAAGGCCGCTTTCACCAGGTTCGATGCTCTCGTGCCGAGCGGACTGTACGCACTCGACTCGGCGGACCCGAGCGATGTCGCCGGCCTCGCCGCGTCCGTGAGCCGCGAGCTCAGCCCTATCTACACCGCGCGGTTCGCAGATCATCGCGCGGCGGACTACACACCGTTGATCGGAGACCGACACCGCGGCGACCCGACCAACACGTCGACCACGGAGGTCTCCCGATGA